Proteins from a genomic interval of Papaver somniferum cultivar HN1 chromosome 4, ASM357369v1, whole genome shotgun sequence:
- the LOC113271532 gene encoding trihelix transcription factor ASR3-like, protein MSDTIDDGKSPSVAVNNGAEDTNTITTTTSNTTDDGNRPPRLPRWTRHEILVLIQGKKVAENRVRRGRTGTGSSSAFGSNPLEPKWASVSTYCKHHGVNRGPVQCRKRWSNLAGDFKKIKEWESQILEETESFWVMRNDLRRERKLPGFFDREVYDILDGGVVAPLAATGDVVEEDVTATATQEDGGGRVVGEDDGVVQLSGSGGGGGQDERGGGESLKETSSKMVPPPQPMPISAEKRFQVAYKDSPSQGPTNETQAQTSNPDKRAFVSSSEDGSKRRRRSSPSPDRGRGGGDVEKDQLINMQEHLIKVLETNNKMLAAQLEAQNLNSQLDREQRTNDTNSLVAVISKLAESISKIADKL, encoded by the exons ATGTCAGATACAATAGACGACGGTAAATCTCCAAGCGTTGCTGTAAATAACGGCGCGGAAGATACCAATACCATCACTACCACCACCAGTAATACTACAGATGATGGAAACAGACCACCAAGATTACCAAGATGGACAAGACATGAGATACTTGTATTGATACAGGGAAAAAAAGTTGCAGAGAATCGGGTCCGTAGAGGTAGAACAGGTACCGGTTCTTCTTCAGCTTTTGGTTCAAATCCGTTGGAACCGAAATGGGCTTCCGTTTCTACGTACTGTAAACATCACGGGGTTAACCGTGGTCCGGTGCAGTGTAGAAAACGATGGAGTAATCTTGCCGGGGATTTTAAGAAGATTAAGGAATGGGAAAGTCAGATTTTGGAAGAGACCGAGTCTTTTTGGGTTATGAGGAATGATTTGAGGAGAGAAAGGAAATTGCCTGGTTTTTTTGATAGagaagtttatgatattttaGATGGTGGGGTTGTTGCACCCTTGGCGGCCACCGGAGATGTTGTCGAGGAGGATGTAACGGCGACGGCGACCCAGGAAGATGGTGGGGGAAGAGTTGTTGGGGAGGATGATGGTGTTGTCCAACTGTCTggtagcggtggtggtggtggtcaggATGAGAGAGGAGGAGGAGAAAGTCTCAAGGAGACTTCTTCAAAGATGGTTCCACCTCCTCAGCCTATGCCAATTTCAGCAG AAAAGAGATTTCAAGTggcatacaaagattctcccagTCAAG GCCCGACAAATGAAACTCAGGCACAAACCTCAAATCCAGATAAAAGAGCATTTGTAAGTTCATCAGAGGACGGATCTAAGAGAAGGAGGCGATCGTCACCTTCACCAGATAGGGGTCGGGGTGGTGGTGATGTGGAGAAGGATCAGCTCATCAATATGCAGGAACACTTGATTAAAGTTTTAGAGACGAATAATAAAATGCTGGCTGCTCAACTTGAAGCTCAGAATTTGAATTCTCAGTTGGATAGAGAACAAAGAACAAATGATACCAACAGCTTAGTTGCTGTAATTAGCAAACTTGCCGAGTCTATCTCGAAGATTGCAGACAAGTTATAG
- the LOC113274347 gene encoding lysine--tRNA ligase-like, giving the protein MDGMDPNGKGLKEEEEKALPMMGSKLSNPEPITAAAATTANEEDMDSNGKGLKEEEEEEKELSMMGSELSNPEPITAADEEDIDPDQFRASRLKMVESLKNSGVNPYPHKFQVTMTIATYIRMYETLGAGERREDVVVSLSGRIMQKRMQSAKLNCYGLSEFGGSEVQIMVDISNSDLDVTEFTRFHSCVERGDIVGVTGFPGRCQRGELSLFPRSFVVLSHTLQLMPRGKAGPRGDNANVKETRYFQRYLDLVLNKEVPQIFSTRAMIVDYIRKFLKNLDFLEVETPMMNMIAGGGNPFITHDNDFNMNLFTCVPPEVYLKQLVVGGLERVFEIRKRFSNEGIDLADNPELTICEFYEAYADYYDLMAQTEKMLSDMVMELTGGYTVKYHANGFHKDPIEIDFTPPFRRIDLIEELEKMADLKIPEDLSSDITNKYLLDACIKLDVKCPPQTTAWLLNKLVEHFLAETCVNPTFIIDYPEIMIPLAKSHRSRRGLTECFKLNINKREVCNAYTELNDPVVQRQRFAKQLQDALLGESRPLDQLLEAYCTALEYGLPPTAGWVLGIDRLTMLLTDSHTMKEVILFPPLHGAFT; this is encoded by the exons ATGGACGGTATGGACCCTAATGGAAAGGggctaaaagaagaagaagagaag GCACTACCCATGATGGGGTCTAAGCTTAGTAATCCTGAACCaataacagcagcagcagcaacaacagctaaTGAAGAAGATATGGACTCTAATGGAAAGGggcttaaagaagaagaagaagaagagaag GAACTAAGCATGATGGGGTCTGAGCTTAGTAACCCTGAACCAATAACAGCagctgatgaagaagatatagACCCTGAT CAATTTCGTGCGAGCAGGCTTAAAATGGTTGAATCGCTTAAGAACTCAGGGGTTAATCCATATCCTCACAAATTCCAAGTTACAATGACTATTGCTACATACATTAGAATGTATGAGACACTTGGAGCTGGTGAACGTCGGGAAGATGTAGTCGTGTCATTGAGCG GAAGAATTATGCAGAAGAGAATGCAGTCGGCCAAGCTAAACTGTTATGGTTTGTCCGAATTTGGTGGTTCAGAGGTGCAAATCATGGTTGATATTAG TAATTCTGATCTGGACGTAACTGAATTTACACGCTTCCACTCTTGTGTCGAACGTGGTGATATTGTTGGTGTTACGGGATTTCCTG GAAGGTGCCAGAGAGGAGAATTGAGTCTCTTTCCTAGATCTTTTGTTGTTCTAAGTCACACTCTTCAATTGATGCCAAGAGGGAAAGCAGGTCCTAGAGGTGATAATGCAAATGTCAAG GAAACAAGATATTTCCAACGTTACTTGGACTTGGTGTTGAATAAAGAGGTGCCTCAAATATTCAGCACTCGAGCTATGATTGTTGATTATATAAGGAAATTCCTCAAAAATCTTGACTTTTTGGAG GTAGAAACCCCCATGATGAACATGATTGCTGGTGGAGGCAATCCATTTATTACTCATGATAATGACTTCAACATGAACCTATTCACGTGTGTCCCCCCTGAAGTTTATCTTAAACAGCTTGTTGTTGGTGGACTTGAACGCGTCTTTGAGATACGAAAACGCTTCAGCAACGAAGGTATTGATTTGGCAGATAATCCAGAGTTAACTATATGTGAGTTTTACGAAGCTTATGCAGATTACTATGACTTGATGGCTCAAACGGAGAAGATGTTGAGTG ATATGGTAATGGAACTAACCGGTGGCTATACAGTCAAGTACCATGCAAATGGGTTTCACAAGGATCCGATAGAGATTGACTTCACTCCTCCTTTTAG AAGGATTGACCTGATAGAAGAGTTGGAGAAGATGGCTGATCTTAAGATACCCGAGGATCTATCAAGTGACATAACCAACAAGTATTTGCTGGATGCCTGCATCAAGCTTGATGTCAAGTGCCCTCCTCAAACAACAGCGTGGTTGTTAAACAAG CTTGTTGAACATTTCCTGGCGGAGACGTGTGTTAATCCAACCTTTATCATTGACTATCCTGAGATTATGATCCCCTTGGCGAAGTCGCATAGATCAAGGCGAGGCTTGACcgaatgtttcaaattgaacaTCAACAAGCGCGAA GTTTGCAACGCATACACAGAGTTGAACGATCCCGTGGTACAACGTCAGCGATTTGCCAAGCAACTACAG GACGCGCTGTTAGGTGAGTCAAGGCCATTAGACCAGCTCCTCGAGGCATATTGCACGGCTTTGGAATATGGATTACCCCCCACTGCTGGGTGGGTTTTGGGGATTGATCGGCTGACAATGCTGCTTACTGATTCACATACTATGAAG GAGGTAATTCTGTTTCCTCCCCTCCATGGTGCATTTACATAA